A genomic stretch from Chitinophaga agri includes:
- a CDS encoding NAD(P)/FAD-dependent oxidoreductase translates to MTGNRNFDVIIIGGSYAGLSAAMALGRALRKVLIIDSGKPCNRQTPHSHNFLTQDGNTPANIARIGREQVLRYDTVTFYTGLATAGIKTATGFDITTDTGETFSAGKLIFATGITDNQPAIPGFAACWGISVIHCPYCHGYEVRNEKTGIFANGDMAFDFGKLISNWTKDLTIFTNGPSTLSGEQVDKLAARNITIVEKEIREVAHTDGYISQLVFTDGTTAPLKALYARISFTQHSDIPAQLGCELTEQGYLRVDNMQKTTVKDVFACGDNASMMRSVSNAVATGTFAGAVANKEMVEETF, encoded by the coding sequence ATGACAGGAAACAGGAATTTTGATGTCATCATCATCGGCGGCAGTTATGCCGGATTATCCGCAGCGATGGCGCTGGGACGTGCATTGAGGAAAGTGTTGATCATAGATAGTGGGAAACCCTGTAACCGACAGACGCCGCATTCTCATAACTTTCTCACCCAGGATGGGAATACACCGGCCAATATTGCCCGGATCGGCAGGGAGCAGGTATTACGATATGATACGGTGACCTTTTATACCGGCCTGGCGACAGCGGGTATAAAAACAGCCACCGGGTTTGATATTACTACTGACACGGGAGAAACCTTTTCAGCGGGTAAACTCATCTTTGCGACCGGTATTACGGACAATCAGCCAGCTATTCCTGGTTTTGCAGCATGCTGGGGGATCTCGGTGATCCATTGCCCTTATTGTCATGGGTATGAGGTAAGAAATGAAAAGACAGGGATATTCGCCAATGGCGACATGGCGTTTGACTTTGGCAAACTGATCTCCAACTGGACAAAAGACCTGACTATCTTCACCAATGGGCCGTCCACATTAAGTGGTGAGCAGGTGGATAAGCTGGCGGCCCGTAATATCACGATCGTGGAAAAAGAGATCCGGGAAGTAGCGCATACGGATGGGTATATCAGTCAACTTGTTTTTACAGATGGCACCACCGCTCCCCTGAAAGCACTGTATGCCCGTATCAGTTTCACCCAGCATAGTGATATTCCCGCACAACTGGGGTGTGAACTGACGGAGCAGGGGTACCTGCGGGTAGATAATATGCAAAAGACGACGGTGAAGGACGTGTTTGCCTGTGGGGACAATGCGAGTATGATGCGTTCGGTATCTAACGCTGTGGCGACCGGTACCTTCGCGGGCGCTGTCGCAAACAAGGAAATGGTGGAAGAGACATTCTGA
- a CDS encoding ribonucleotide-diphosphate reductase subunit beta — translation MGIFDKRLQYKPFEYPEVLQFTEAINKSFWVHSEVDFTADTQDFHSHLNPAERTAVRNSLLAIAQIEVAVKSFWGNLYNHLPKPEMNGLGSTFAECEFRHSEAYSRLVEVLGYNNQFERLVDVPVIRQRIDYLSDALSNAKSTDKKEYTISLILFSILIENVSLFSQFAIILSFTRFKGLMKNVSNIIAWTSVDEQIHANAGIYLINKIREEYPDIFSEETIAKVNRLVKESIEVESNILDWIFSEGEIDIVKKEHLINFMKYRADDSLKKINLPTLFDISTEDNKPMLWFEEEVFANSLDDFFAKRPVDYTKHDKSISALDLF, via the coding sequence ATGGGAATTTTTGATAAGAGATTACAGTATAAGCCGTTTGAGTATCCGGAAGTGCTACAGTTTACCGAGGCTATCAACAAATCATTCTGGGTACACTCAGAAGTTGATTTCACGGCAGACACGCAGGACTTCCATTCCCATCTGAACCCTGCAGAGAGAACAGCAGTAAGGAACAGTCTGCTGGCGATCGCACAGATCGAGGTAGCTGTAAAATCATTCTGGGGTAACCTGTACAATCACCTGCCGAAGCCGGAGATGAATGGTCTGGGCTCTACCTTTGCAGAATGTGAATTTCGTCATTCGGAAGCCTATTCCCGCCTGGTAGAGGTATTGGGATATAATAACCAGTTTGAGAGACTGGTAGATGTGCCGGTGATCCGTCAGCGTATCGACTATCTATCTGATGCCCTGAGCAATGCAAAATCCACTGATAAGAAAGAATATACCATTTCGCTGATCCTGTTCTCTATCCTGATAGAGAACGTGAGCCTCTTCAGCCAGTTTGCGATCATCCTGTCATTCACCCGTTTCAAGGGGCTGATGAAGAATGTGAGTAATATCATTGCCTGGACCTCTGTGGATGAGCAGATCCATGCGAATGCCGGCATCTACCTGATCAACAAGATCAGGGAAGAATATCCGGATATTTTCTCTGAAGAGACTATTGCGAAAGTGAACAGACTGGTAAAAGAGTCTATTGAAGTGGAAAGCAATATTCTGGACTGGATATTCAGTGAAGGTGAGATTGATATAGTGAAGAAAGAGCACCTCATCAACTTTATGAAATACCGTGCGGATGACAGTCTGAAAAAGATCAACCTGCCAACCCTGTTTGATATTTCTACAGAGGATAATAAACCGATGCTGTGGTTTGAGGAAGAAGTATTTGCAAACAGCCTGGACGATTTCTTTGCAAAACGTCCGGTAGACTACACTAAACACGACAAGAGCATTTCTGCGCTTGATCTGTTCTAA